One window from the genome of Corvus moneduloides isolate bCorMon1 chromosome 9, bCorMon1.pri, whole genome shotgun sequence encodes:
- the RGS18 gene encoding regulator of G-protein signaling 18 isoform X2, translated as MENPLLLFPQLNISASKDKPYYKVMKSAIKEEPHKASKPGAKQKRNRLSLLLQKPEFHEGDHLGKPGNLTKAASVSPEEAVKWGESFDKLLSEKAGLDAFTKFLKSEFSEENIEFWIACEDYKKSKSMRELLPKAKTIFETFIQKDAPKEVNLDFHTKEVTSQSIGQPLPTTFDAAQTTVYRLMEQDSYPRFLRSEPYLSLVKGRSPARPTLRRRSRSFTVNDFQGVRPDFTVW; from the exons ATGGAAAACCCACTTCTTTTATTCCCCCAACTAAACATTTCTGCTTCGAAGGATAAACCCTATTACAAAGTCATGAAATCAGCGATTAAGGAAGAGCCACACAAGGCGAGCAAGCCTGG AGCtaagcagaagagaaatagGCTGAGCCTGCTCCTGCAGAAGCCTGAATTCCATGAAGGTGATCATCTTGGCAAACCTGGAAACTTGACAAAAGCAGCAAG TGTGTCTCCTGAAGAAGCAGTGAAGTGGGGAGAGTCTTTTGACAAACTGCTTTCTGAGAAAG CTGGGCTGGATGCCTTCACAAAGTTTCTGAAAAGTGAGTTCAGTGAGGAGAATATTGAGTTCTGGATAGCCTGCGAGGAttacaagaaaagcaaaagtatGCGTGAACTTCTGCCAAAAGCCAAGACCATTTTTGAAACATTCATACAAAAAGATGCTCCAAAAGAG gtgAATTTGGACTTTCACACCAAAGAAGTCACAAGCCAGAGCATCggccagcccctccccaccaccTTTGATGCAGCGCAGACCACGGTGTACAGGCTGATGGAGCAGGACAGCTACCCGCGCTTCCTGCGATCCGAGCCCTACTTGAGCCTGGTGAAGGGGAGGAGTCCCGCCCGTCCCACCCTTCGGAGACGCTCCCGCTCCTTCACCGTCAATGATTTCCAGGGAGTACGGCCAGACTTTACTGTGTGGTAA
- the RGS18 gene encoding regulator of G-protein signaling 18 isoform X1: MENPLLLFPQLNISASKDKPYYKVMKSAIKEEPHKASKPGAKQKRNRLSLLLQKPEFHEGDHLGKPGNLTKAASSVSPEEAVKWGESFDKLLSEKAGLDAFTKFLKSEFSEENIEFWIACEDYKKSKSMRELLPKAKTIFETFIQKDAPKEVNLDFHTKEVTSQSIGQPLPTTFDAAQTTVYRLMEQDSYPRFLRSEPYLSLVKGRSPARPTLRRRSRSFTVNDFQGVRPDFTVW; the protein is encoded by the exons ATGGAAAACCCACTTCTTTTATTCCCCCAACTAAACATTTCTGCTTCGAAGGATAAACCCTATTACAAAGTCATGAAATCAGCGATTAAGGAAGAGCCACACAAGGCGAGCAAGCCTGG AGCtaagcagaagagaaatagGCTGAGCCTGCTCCTGCAGAAGCCTGAATTCCATGAAGGTGATCATCTTGGCAAACCTGGAAACTTGACAAAAGCAGCAAG CAGTGTGTCTCCTGAAGAAGCAGTGAAGTGGGGAGAGTCTTTTGACAAACTGCTTTCTGAGAAAG CTGGGCTGGATGCCTTCACAAAGTTTCTGAAAAGTGAGTTCAGTGAGGAGAATATTGAGTTCTGGATAGCCTGCGAGGAttacaagaaaagcaaaagtatGCGTGAACTTCTGCCAAAAGCCAAGACCATTTTTGAAACATTCATACAAAAAGATGCTCCAAAAGAG gtgAATTTGGACTTTCACACCAAAGAAGTCACAAGCCAGAGCATCggccagcccctccccaccaccTTTGATGCAGCGCAGACCACGGTGTACAGGCTGATGGAGCAGGACAGCTACCCGCGCTTCCTGCGATCCGAGCCCTACTTGAGCCTGGTGAAGGGGAGGAGTCCCGCCCGTCCCACCCTTCGGAGACGCTCCCGCTCCTTCACCGTCAATGATTTCCAGGGAGTACGGCCAGACTTTACTGTGTGGTAA